DNA sequence from the bacterium HR17 genome:
CCCTTACCTACGGAACCTGCAAGTGTTCGCTTGTCCTAGCGCCCCCCAGTTTTCCAACTGCATTGGGGGTAGCATCCCCCATCACGGAGCGAGTGATGCCATTAACTGGAACTGGGTCCCTCGCAACTTCCGGATCAGTTACGGTATCAGCGAAAACATTCAAAACGGGGAGCGCCCCAACCTACCCAACAACGATCCCCTCTATATCAACTGCGGCGGTTTGCGCGGTGCAGGACGGTTGGCGAACCGAACGACCCCCGCCGATACACCTGTCGTGGCGGACACGATAGGGTTGCTGAACAACGGTGACCGAATCGGATGGGCGAATGTTTGTGCAGCCGCATGTAATCCTGACCGCCGAACGGATGCCAACACTCGCCACTCTGGCGGCAGCGATGTCATCTTCATGGACGGGCATGTCAAGTGGTTCCGCTCCACACAAGCCAAAAATAACTGGGACAGGCAGGTATGGGCGGGTGGCTGTGGCTGGTGGGGTAATGGGCGGCGCTGAGGTGTGATGTAAACGGAACGAGGGGGCGGGCTCTGCGCCTGCTCCCTCGTTTACTGCACAAACCTAACCTTTAGGGGGGCTGAGAGAGGATGAAGCAACAAGTTCCGACATGGCTGGCGGCGGTGATTATTGTCGTTGTTATCGCGATCGTGGCGGGCATTTACGCGATGTTTGGACGCCCCAAAGCGGTGCAAGCACCTGAAGGGTTTCAACCGGGCAAAACGGCGGCACCGACGCGCCCACAAGGAGCGCCAGGACCGATGGGCGGTCCAGGAACGGGGGGCACAATGGCACCAGCCGCCCCCCGCACCGCTTCCCCGACGCCGCCTGGGGTTGGGCGTTAGTTTTGCGCTGCAGCGCTAGAGCCGCTCGCCCCACCACACAATTACGCCATGAAGTCTACGAGGCTGAGGGGCAAGATGCGGCTGGCGGCGAAAAGGGTCGCTTGGAGTGTCGTCTGACGCAATTGGTAAGTGGCGATGGCGTCGGCGATGTCAGCGTCCAGCACGGGCGAAAGGGCGATGCGGAAGGATTGTCCTTGTTGTTGCAAGGTATCAATGGTGCGCTCACTGCGGTTGGCTTGCGCCCCAAAACTGGCGGCGGCGTTGAGGATTTGTTGCACGCCGGCGTCCAAGCGATTTAAAAGGGTCGTGCGCAAAGTCTCCGTGTCGCCCGCGTTCATCGCCGCGATGGCATCTTTCAGCACGGCAAACACATCTTCGCCCGCTTGAAACACCGATGCCCCCGAAGCGGTAACGGGCACGGTCTCGTCATTGCCCAGCGCGACTTGCATTTGGTCGTTGTTGCCCTGATAGACGACATTGCCCACTAAGTCGGTGACGAAGGGTTTGGTCAAAATGTTTGTCCCTGCAAACAGGTAGCGGTCACCGATGCGGGCGTTGGCAACTTGCACCAGTTCGCTGCGCAAAGCCTCCATTTCTTTGGCGATGGCGGTGCGTTGGTCACTTGTCAGCGTGTCGTTGCTGGCTTGCAGCACCAACGCCCGTGCCCGTTGCAAGATGGCGATGGCTTGGTTCAAAGCGGAATCCATCGCTTGCAGATAAGGCAGGGCTTGCTCCACCCGCTGGCGGTCGTCATCGGTGACGACGATGTCGCGTTGCAGGCGCAGTGCCAACACTGTGCCTGTCGGGTCGTCGGAAGCGCGGCGGATGCGCCGCCCTGTCCCCAGCTGTTCCAAACTGGCGTTGATGGCATCGGCGTTTTGGTTGATATGCGCGACGGCTTGGCGGGCTAAGATGGACGGCGTGATGCGCATCGGGTCATTGCCCCCTTTCCATGCTCACCGCACCAAGTTGGTCAGCAAGTCGTTGACGAGATTGTCCACGACTTGGATGACGCGGGCAGCGGCGATGTAGGCTTGCTGAAACCGCATCAAGTCCACCATTTCTTCGTCAATGGACACACCCGAAACGCTGTCGCGGCGATCCAGCAAAAACTGGCGGGCTTGCTGAAAAGCGCTTAGCGCGTTTTGTGCCCCGTTAGTTTTGGCGGCGAAGGCACCGACCACATTCGTGTAAGCCGCCATTACCGTTTGCCCGCTCAAGTCGGGTAAGGGCGTGTCGGCGATGTCGGCAATAGCCGCGGCAACGCGCCCGTCTCCGACAGCGCCCGTTTGCGAGGCGGCGACTTTGCGCGGGTCGCTCAACAGAGTAGGGTTTACTTGCCATTTGCCATCTACTAGCACGAAAAACGGGACGCCCGTCGTGTTGTCCAAGCCAAAGCCCGTTTGATGCAGGGCGTTGACAGCGTTAGCGAGGGCGTCCACGAGGCGTTGCAGTTGGTCGCGCAAACTTTGCACGACGGAATGGCTGAACTCCTGCAGCGCTCCTAACACACCATCGCCCAGCGGCACAAGGTCGTTCGTGTCGTTGAGGACGACGATCGGTTTGCCATCGGCGTCAAAGGTCAAGCGCACGGGACGAAAACGCGTGGCATTGACCAACTCGTGCCCGCCTGCCAGCACCATGACGCTGCCGCTGGGTTGCTCGCTGACTTGAATGGGCAAGAGACGAGCGATATCGCGCAAAACGGCATCGCGCTCGTCCATCAAATCGTTGGGCTGCAAGCCAGCGGTTTTGGCGGCGACGATTTGCCCGTTGAGCCGTGCTACTTGCTCCAGCAACCGGTTGATGTGGTTGACCTCTTCCTGCATTTGGGTCAGGCTCAAATCCCGTTCGTGGGACAGTTGCGCTTGCAAAGTATTGAAGCGGTTGAGGAGCGACCGGGCGCGCTCTAAGACGAGCGACCGCGCCCCCATGTTTTCGGGGTTGGCGGCTAAATCTCGCCACGCTTCAAAAAACTGGTTGAGCAACGCTGAGATACCGCTGTCTGTTGGCTCCCCGACGAGCGCTTCCACACGCTCCAACCCGTTGACAAGTGTTTCGTAGTAGCCGACACGGCTGTCGGCGAGACGGAGCGAAGTCGCTAAAAGGGCGTCGTATTGGCGGGCGATCTCACCGACTGTCACTCCCGTGCCCAGTTGTCCAAAGGACATACCTTCTTTTAGGCTCGGCTCGGGGACAGGGAGAGCGGCTTTCAAGCGGGCAATCTGGCGGGTGTAGTCGGGATTTTGGGCGTTAGCGGTGTTGTGAGCGGCGACGGCGAGGGCGGTTTGATGTGCTAACAACGATTGCAATGCCGCTTGCAGCGCGATAGAAAGCGCCATCCTTTCTGCCCCCTTCACACATACTCCCCGACCAAAGCGCTCTGGGTCGGACTACCTGCCGACACCAAATACAGCAGCCGCGCCCACACCAAGCATTGAGCGGCTTCCAAAAGAGGTTGCAAAGTTACTATCGCTTCGCCATCGGTGACCGTCAGCAATTGCGCCTGACCCGCTTCCACGAAGCGGTGCAGGTTTGACGCCGCTTGTTCAATAGCGTCAGGATCGTTGTGACACAAAGCAGCGATTAAGTCAGCCAGCAGCGCCTGTAGCCGTTGCAACATGGCTTCCCGTCCCACTTCGTTCAGCCCCCCAACTCCTGCAACATCGCTTCAGCGACCGCGCGGGCGTCAGGGTTATAAGTGCCCTGCAGGATTTGCTCTTGCACCTGCCGCACCCGCTCCATGTCCACCTCGCTCATCTGCTTGACCATCTGGTGCAGCAGCAAAATCAGCCGCAACTCCGCCGACAGGGAAACGGGCGCTGCCTCGGCGTCGCTGCTGGTGCTGCTGTCTGCTGACGGCGTGCTGGGTGACACTTGACCGACTCGGGCTGCCAAAATTTCCTGCAATCGTGCGACGACTTCGGGTGAAATCCGCATCGTGCTTCACCTCACTCCGTCCGCAATTTTATCGGCAATTTTGCGCCATCCTTTTAATGATGCCTGCATTGCAACCTTGCGGGCGTCATTCCAATTGACAAAGCACCATTCCAAAGGCAGCGCTTCGGCTGCCCAATGGGTTAGCCTGCCGAAGCGCTCCTGAACGGAAAGGCGGTAATGCCAATGGGGCGATGGTGGCTGTGTGTCGTCCTGCTCGGTGTCTCGGCGGTAGCGGTGCCCGCGCAAATTTTGGTCGTCCGTGACGACCGCTGGGCAGCGGAAAGTCGGGAAAGCAATTTTCTCGTCGCCAGTCATCTGGAAACAACCGAACGCTGGTTGCGCCGCACCCGCCTGCCCTATGCGCGCGTGAACGCCAGCGCCTTGACACCATCAATGGCAGAGGGCACATTGTGCGTGTTGCCTGCCAACCGCCCTGATGCGGCGGTCGTGACAGCGTTGCAGCGGGCACGGCGCGTCGTTGTTTTCGCTTTTGTCGGCAGCCAGCAAGCGGCGTGGCAACAAGCCGTCGCAAGCGGTAACGGGCAACGCTGGCGCGTGGTCACCGAACCGTTTTCGCCCGACCGCACCGACGGCGAACGAGCAGCGCAATTGGCGGCGTGGCTGTTGGACGGGACGCCGCTGCCGTCATTGTTGCAGTATCGCTTGCGCCGCGATTGGACGAATTGGCGCGACGAACTGCGCCGCAAACGCGTCTTGTGGCTCAACGAGATTCTGCGCCGCCGCTTCGTTGATGAGCGACGCAAGCGACAAGCGTTAGCGTTGCTGCACCCGCCTGTCGCCGCCGTGCGGTTGACGCTGACTGACAACGGTTCGGCGTGGTGGCAGCGGCTGCAAACGCTGCTCAATGAGCACACACGCATCCATCGGGCGCTGGCGATTTCGCTGGAACCACGGGCGGGCGAAATTCGGGGCATTTGGCTGCACACTTACGCCCCGACAGATTGGGAGACGGTGATGCAAACGCTCCAAGCCGCCAACTTCAACTGCTTGTTTTTCCGCGCAGGACGGGGCGGCAATGTCGTTTACCGCAGCCCATTTTTGCCCCGCGACGCATGGGCGGAGCAAGCCGATTTGGACGAACTTGCCAACGCCACGCAAGCCGCCCAACGCTACGGCATTGAGTTGCACGCGTGGCGGGTCAATTTCCACTTCGGCACAGCGCCCGATTGGCTCAAAGAGCAGATGGCGAAAGACGACCGCTTAGTGCGCGACCCAGACGGCAAACAGGCGCTCTGGCTCAACCCAGCTGACCCGCGCAACCAGGAACACGAGTTTCGGGCGATGACGGAGTTGTTGGCGTATCCCGTGGCGGGCGTGCATTTTGACTACATCCGCTACCCTGAAGTCCCCCATTACCGCTTTGACTATAGCGAAATTTCGCGCCGCCAATTTGAGCAAGCGACAGGCATTGTGCTGACCGATTTCCCG
Encoded proteins:
- the flgK gene encoding Flagellar hook-associated protein 1 — its product is MALSIALQAALQSLLAHQTALAVAAHNTANAQNPDYTRQIARLKAALPVPEPSLKEGMSFGQLGTGVTVGEIARQYDALLATSLRLADSRVGYYETLVNGLERVEALVGEPTDSGISALLNQFFEAWRDLAANPENMGARSLVLERARSLLNRFNTLQAQLSHERDLSLTQMQEEVNHINRLLEQVARLNGQIVAAKTAGLQPNDLMDERDAVLRDIARLLPIQVSEQPSGSVMVLAGGHELVNATRFRPVRLTFDADGKPIVVLNDTNDLVPLGDGVLGALQEFSHSVVQSLRDQLQRLVDALANAVNALHQTGFGLDNTTGVPFFVLVDGKWQVNPTLLSDPRKVAASQTGAVGDGRVAAAIADIADTPLPDLSGQTVMAAYTNVVGAFAAKTNGAQNALSAFQQARQFLLDRRDSVSGVSIDEEMVDLMRFQQAYIAAARVIQVVDNLVNDLLTNLVR
- the hag_2 gene encoding Flagellin; this translates as MRITPSILARQAVAHINQNADAINASLEQLGTGRRIRRASDDPTGTVLALRLQRDIVVTDDDRQRVEQALPYLQAMDSALNQAIAILQRARALVLQASNDTLTSDQRTAIAKEMEALRSELVQVANARIGDRYLFAGTNILTKPFVTDLVGNVVYQGNNDQMQVALGNDETVPVTASGASVFQAGEDVFAVLKDAIAAMNAGDTETLRTTLLNRLDAGVQQILNAAASFGAQANRSERTIDTLQQQGQSFRIALSPVLDADIADAIATYQLRQTTLQATLFAASRILPLSLVDFMA